In Flavobacterium praedii, the DNA window AAAGCATTCTTTTAGTTTTAAAACCTACTTCTTCAGCTCTCCCGCCAGTTGTTCCTGTTGCTATAAGCTTTATGTTTTCTTGGCTTAAAATCTCACGATTCTTTATAAGAAATTTAACAATATCCTCTTTCTTACCGTCATGTGCAATTATAGCTATTTCCATGAAATTATTTATTGGTAATGTGATAAGCAATAAGGCCATCAATTGGTCTTCTTAGAACATTTCCTAATTGAAGTTCATATTTTTCAAAAATTTCTGCTAATTCCTCTTTTAAGTAAAAAGCAATTGAACCTACAAAATGCACAGGAACTTCTTTACAATTTTCGAATTGCTTGATGTAATTTTTAATGAATGATTTCATTGCTTTAAAAATAATTTTTCTGCAAAATTCATGCTCTTTATTTTGAATCAAAAACTTAGCAAAAGTGGCCAAATAAGCATTAGGATTAGGCTCTTTATATAATTTATTTTTAATATAATCCGGTTCAAGATTGTATTCCTTTTCAAAAACATCCGCTAATTCCTTTGGCATTTTATTGAAGTAATATTTTCTAATTAATTCTTTACCAAAAACATTTCCACTACAATCATCCATTACGATATACCCTAATGATTGCACTCTTTGTTCCAATACTTTACCATCAAAATAACTGCAATTTGAACCAGTACCTAATATACTTACAATTGCTTTTTCTCCTTTTGGTGTAGTTGCAAATACTGCAGCATAAGTATCTTCTTCAACAACAACTATTGCATTTGGAAAATAGGATTTAAAAATTTCAGAAAGCATTAGTTTCATTCTATCTGTACCACAACCAGCACCATAGAAAAACAAATGGGTAGCTGTTTTTTTATTTTGTAACAAATCAAAACGGTCATTTATACGCTCAAGTATTTCATCACCATTAAGAATTTCTGGATTCAACCCTAAAGTTTGGGTAGTAAACATCACTTTTCCACTTTCATCTATTGCAATCCAATCTGCTTTAGTAGAACCACTATCAACTATTAATCTCATATTATATGATTTATGGGGTTACAATTTTTTGTTCCGTATTTATATCAATACTTTCACTCATAAAGGTATTAAATTGAACAAAAAAAATAAAATCCCATTAATTTTACTTAATGGGATTTTGTAAAATTAAAATTATTATTTTAATGAAGTAATATGAACAGCTAAGTCAATTAATTTACTTGAATATCCATATTCATTATCATACCAAGAAATGATTTTAAAGAAAGTAGAATTCAAACCAATTCCTGCATTTGCATCAACAATAGATGTTCTTGAATCAGAAACGAAATCTTGAGAAACCACTAAGTCTTCTGTAAATCCTAAAACACCTTTCATTGTAGTTTCAGAAGCTAATTTAAATGCAGCCATAATTTCAGCATAAGTAGTTTCTTTTGCCACTTTTACTGTTAAATCTACTACAGAAACGTCAACAGTTGGTACACGCATTGACATACCTGTTAATTTTCCATTCAATTCTGGAATTACTAAACCTACTGCTTTTGCAGCTCCTGTAGAAGATGGGATGATATTACAAGATGCAGCACGTCCACCTCTCCAGTCTTTTCTAGAAGGACCATCACAAGTCATTTGAGTTGAAGTAGTAGCATGAACTGTAGTCATCAAAGCCTCAACAATTCCAAAGTTATCATTCAATACTTTAGCAATTGGAGCTAAACAGTTTGTTGTACAAGAAGCATTAGAAACAACAGTATCAGTTGCTAAAGCTTTAGTATGATTTACTCCCATAACAAACATTGGAGCATCAGCAGATGGTGCAGAAATAATAACTTTTTTAGCCCCACCAGTAATATGTCCATTAGCTGTTTCAATTGTAGTAAAGAAACCAGTACATTCTGCAACTACATCAGCACCAACTTCATTCCATTTTAAATCTGCTGGATTTCTTTCAGCTGTAACGCGAATATGTTTTCCATTTACATGTAATTGTCCTTCTATTACTTCAACAGATCCATTAAAACGACCGTGAACTGAATCATATTTTAATAAATAAGCCAAATGATCTACATCTAACAAATCATTAATTGCAACAACTTCAACATTATCTCTATTGAAAGATTCTCTAAAAACAATTCTTCCAATTCTACCAAATCCGTTTATTCCTAATTTTACTTTTGACATTGTATTTAATTTAAATTATTTTTTATTTTATTTTTTTTCTATTTTATATAGACATTATATCTGAAACACGAAGTAATTCTTCATCGATTTCACTATGTCCTTTGATCGCTTGTTCTAATGGAGTTAATTCAATTTTATCACATAATAAACCAACCATAAAATTTGATTTTCCATCTAATAAACTCTCTACAGCTTTTACGCCTAAACGGCTTGCTAAAACTCTATCAAAACAAGATGGAGCACCACCTCTTTGCATGTGTCCTAGTACAGAAACACGAACATCGTATTCTGGGAAATTAGATTCCACGTAATCTTTTAATTCAAATACTGTTTTTCCAATTTTATCTCCTTCAGCAATTACCACAATACTAGATGATTTTCCAGCTGCTTTGCTTTTACGTAAAGAATCTAACAATCGATCTAATCCTAAATCTTCTTCTGGTATTAGAATTTCTTCAGCTCCAGCTCCAATTCCTGCATTTAAAGCAATATGTCCTGCATCACGTCCCATAACTTCAATTAGAAATAATCGATTATGAGAACTTGCTGTATCACGTATTTTATCAATTACTTCTACAACGGTATTTAATGCGGTATCATATCCTAAAGTATGACTTGTACCAAATATATCATTATCGATTGTTCCTGGAATTCCCATTACAGGAAAACCAAACTCTGAATTAAATAACAGAGCTCCTGTAAAAGAACCATCACCACCAATTACTACCAGCGCATCAATACCGGCTTTAACTAAATTTTCATGTGCTTTTTTTCGACCTT includes these proteins:
- the gap gene encoding type I glyceraldehyde-3-phosphate dehydrogenase → MSKVKLGINGFGRIGRIVFRESFNRDNVEVVAINDLLDVDHLAYLLKYDSVHGRFNGSVEVIEGQLHVNGKHIRVTAERNPADLKWNEVGADVVAECTGFFTTIETANGHITGGAKKVIISAPSADAPMFVMGVNHTKALATDTVVSNASCTTNCLAPIAKVLNDNFGIVEALMTTVHATTSTQMTCDGPSRKDWRGGRAASCNIIPSSTGAAKAVGLVIPELNGKLTGMSMRVPTVDVSVVDLTVKVAKETTYAEIMAAFKLASETTMKGVLGFTEDLVVSQDFVSDSRTSIVDANAGIGLNSTFFKIISWYDNEYGYSSKLIDLAVHITSLK
- a CDS encoding N-acetylglucosamine kinase, translated to MRLIVDSGSTKADWIAIDESGKVMFTTQTLGLNPEILNGDEILERINDRFDLLQNKKTATHLFFYGAGCGTDRMKLMLSEIFKSYFPNAIVVVEEDTYAAVFATTPKGEKAIVSILGTGSNCSYFDGKVLEQRVQSLGYIVMDDCSGNVFGKELIRKYYFNKMPKELADVFEKEYNLEPDYIKNKLYKEPNPNAYLATFAKFLIQNKEHEFCRKIIFKAMKSFIKNYIKQFENCKEVPVHFVGSIAFYLKEELAEIFEKYELQLGNVLRRPIDGLIAYHITNK
- the pfkA gene encoding 6-phosphofructokinase, with the protein product MSKTIKKIGVLTSGGDSPGMNAAIRSVVRTCAFHNIGCVGIYRGYQGMIEGDFKEMGPRSVNNIVNKGGTILKSARSLEFRTPEGRKKAHENLVKAGIDALVVIGGDGSFTGALLFNSEFGFPVMGIPGTIDNDIFGTSHTLGYDTALNTVVEVIDKIRDTASSHNRLFLIEVMGRDAGHIALNAGIGAGAEEILIPEEDLGLDRLLDSLRKSKAAGKSSSIVVIAEGDKIGKTVFELKDYVESNFPEYDVRVSVLGHMQRGGAPSCFDRVLASRLGVKAVESLLDGKSNFMVGLLCDKIELTPLEQAIKGHSEIDEELLRVSDIMSI